DNA sequence from the Poecile atricapillus isolate bPoeAtr1 chromosome 12, bPoeAtr1.hap1, whole genome shotgun sequence genome:
CCAGGCCAGGGTGAGGTGGATGGAGCACCAAAAGCACTTGAGAGAGAGCTGTCAGGCCCCAGACACTCCACAGCGAGGAGCCATTCCTGCTGGAGCCACCAGTGTGTTGCCCCAGGGAGATGCCACAGCACAGTGACTGCAAGAAGGGGATTGGGGaattctgtcccttttttttttccacttcagtgctgattttcttccttttcttctggaaCAATGTGAgcctcttctcttccttcatTTTTGATTTCCACCCCttcctgggggtgttgggggtcaGGGTGTCCTGGCTGGGGGGGCTGGACCCACTGATGGACCATGGTGGCACTTGGGTTACAATCTCTGCCCCTTGCTGGGTGCAGGGATGGGAGAGCTGCTGTGGATGCCTTTTCCTTGGGAAACTCCATTCGGCCTCAACAGCTGCTGGACAAGGGCAGAGGCTTTGCTGGGGGAGAATTCTCTGGTGGCTCATAGGATTGTGCACCATTGGGAGCTTTTTCCACGGAAGGTCTTGGTGTTGGTTTCTGCCATGGGGTTGTCCAGGCTTTTCCTGAGGGCTCATCTCCTATGGGGAGCTTCCTCTGGAGCATGAAATGTAATGGGGCTGCTGGTCTACCTTCCCTGCGTGCAGTCAGGAAGCTGGTGGGATTTATCCCCTGGTTTCTCAGGGATGCACAGACCCTGCCTGTACCCTgtgcctgctcctcctgctATGCAGCTGGAGTGGGACAATTTCTGCACCATTTAAACCTCAGATCTCAAAGATACTGAGGTGCTATAAGCTCCTGGAAATTGTTTTCTGACTAGTGGAGGCAAGGAGAGGCTCTTTGTGCCCTGCTGAGGGTGGGTATAGTGTTTGATGAGCCTATATTAGACATCAGAGAATCCTGGCATCTGGAGATGCTGGAAACCCAtctctgtcactgctgcctgGAGGGTGGAGGGTCTCCAGGCAGCAATCCCTGGGCTCAGGCTGGATTCCCAgtggaggctgcagccagggatgTGTGCTGGGCTCAGGTCCCATCTCCCTGCCCGACGGTGAGGCTCCTGAGAGGTGACAGGGAGGGCTGGGAACGCGGCTGGAATGGGTGACCCTGTGCCCAGCGTCCGGCCGTGCCCCACGGCAGGAGTGTTTGCCTGCCCGGCCTTTCCTGCACTTCCCTGGGAAAGCACGTCCGTGGGAAGGGCgggaagaggaggaagctgGCTGCTGGCTCCCTCTGGGACAGGACACTTGGAAACCTTTTCTATGACAGCACTTACACACGAGGAGGGCTCAGCCTGGGCTGGCCaaagccccccccccccccccccccctctaGGGGGCTTCTCCCTGTTTGAGGGGCTCCAGGGGATGCAGGACTTGGCACAGCAGGCAGAGCCTGGACCTGGTTCCCGGAGAGGAGAGGTGGAGGTTTGGGGCCCTGGCCCCCTGCCAGCCCGTGTGTGGGGGAGGcggaggagggaaggaaatgtCGTGCTCTGACTCCGCATTTCCACCACGATGATGGGTGGCTGAGCCCAGTCCTGCACAGAgcatcctgctgcagccctgggctgctcccagcctgctgGGGTGGCCGTGGTCACGCTGGGTGTCACCAGGCTCCAGCGtggccccagctgtgcccagccatGCTCTGGTACCAGCTGAGCCCCGCTGCGGGCAGGGGTGAGCTCAGCCACGGCcgtgctcctgctgccctccgCCAGACCCGTTCCTGGGGCAGGATCCATGGCACAGGTGGGAGGTTGGTGCTTTTGCTCATGGCTGGGGGCACACGGAGCTGCAGTTGCTGGCTGGGATTGACCCCACGGAATTTCCATTGGGAGTGGAGGGGTGGAGGAATTGGGCAGGAGTGGGaactggcaggggctgtgggaaaTGCCTGTCCCTGGgtcctgcctgctccaggagtgTGGGATGGATCTGCTTCCAGAGCTGGCGTGGCCAAAGAGCATTCCTGGGACCACCAGCCTTGGTGTCCTCCTGCTGgacagatgcagccatgggGTGCCCTCCCCACGGGGTGCTGGGTTCTTTGGGAGGGATATGATGCTCCACATGGACCAGCTAACCCAGGATTGCTCCAGGGAGTTCCTCACTGGGATTGCTGGGTCTGAGCCCTGTTGGGGGCAGGAGGGATCAGCCCTGGGTTTTGGCAGGACTCATGGCACAGCTAATGACAGCTGTGAGGTCTGGACCAAGATCCAGATGCTCATTCTGAAACTTTCTTACCAAAACTTGCCAAGTATGTGGGTCAGGGGTTTTGGCTTGGTCCTGTCCTGAATTGAGCTGCTTATTtggagcttttatttttttcactgcgTTTAAGTTTGGAATTGGGAATGCAAACTGTAGCCAGAGCTCTGGCCCGAGGCAGTGGGTGGATGAGGATGGAATCAGGGTATTCCAGTGCTGGGTGGGTCTGGCCTCAGCCCACTCAGTGCCGGGTGGTGCCTCTGGGAGGGGCAGACCAGACCCTGAGGCTGCCAAGGCATTTTCTACCCTTGAGGTCAAATGTTGTCACCCTCAGCAGTAGAAATGTCATTGGGCCGATGGGTGCTGACACTTGGCAATGActtgctgtggctgtgggagctctgggctgtTTTCCCTCAAGTTCTCTAAACAGGAATTTCCCAGGAAATCCTGCTGGCTGCTGAATGGGCTCGTCTGGGTGATGGCTGATCCCTGTGTGAGGGGTGGAAACCAGCTGTGCAAGGGGTGAAGAACCCCCACCAGGGATTTGGTGGCCACTGGGATGAACACCAGCTTGAAGGAAGAGTTGGGGAGGGCTGggtggtggggaggaagggCTCCTTTGGCAGCCTTTGCTCAGGGATGTTTGCAGAAGTGATCAGCCCTGAGCTTTGATGAGCTCTGAACTCATGATTACAAAGAAAGATCTTCCTCTCTTGCCTGGCCAAGAATTGTGTTTGGGTTGATGAGTTCAGAAACAAAAAGTTTCATCAGAAGGTTAAAGCAGTGTCTTGTGGCCCTGTCATTTAGGTGGCATCACTGTCACCTCCTGCTCTTTGCCCGGTGCTggcagagagctgcagctgagctgtgtcTGCCCAGGACCCCCACTGGCTCTGCAGGGTGcatctcctctgctctgtgcagaaCGTGGGTTTGGTGTCAGGGCTCTGGGGGGTGGGCTGTGTTCTCAgggtgttgctgctgctgctgggatgctCAGGCTGCTTCTTTGCTGTCTTACAGAAATCGAAGCCAAGAAAGCGTGCGACTGGCTCCGGGCAGCGGGATTCCCCCAGTATGCCCAGCTGTACGAAGGTGagagctgcctcctgcctctgACCCTGCTCTGTACCTGCTCAGAGCCTGTATCTCATCCAGATTCCaaggggggctgcagggacagcacccacagctccagggagaggaggggacagggggggttGCTCACTGATTATGTGACTGTGTGTAACACTTTGAGCTCTTGGTCATGGCCTGGAGAACCAGCCAGTTAACTTCCCTGCATTCCTGAACTTTTCCCCTTCgggcagggctctgaggaatcCTGGGGCGGCTGCTTTGGCCACGGACAGCCAGGCTTTGGAGAGCCATCAGATCTGATGAGGTTCAGAGAATGTTTGCCGTGGGTGGGAGCATAGGGGCAGCCAGTGTAGGTAACGTGGAGAGCAAGCATGTTCTccctccttccatccctcccCACTCCCACAACCCCTGTCCTActccagcctgccctgcctggagcaaaccacatccctgtgcctccctgGGCACCGGCCATGGGCATTGCCCGGCTGGAATTCCTACTgccagctcctgtgccaggcGCCCAGGGCGGTGGCATGGTGGCTGTGGTGGTGGCTCTTGCCTCGGGCTCAGCGGTGTTTGGGATCCATGGTGGGATCCTGGCCCCGGCTGGTGTGAGGAGCGGCGGCTGCAGCCGGCCCCGTCTGGCTGGACAATAGCGGGAAGCGAGGCTCTGGTGGCCGCAGCCACGGTCATTGTTCTGCCGGGCACTTCCCCCGCCCCCCGCAGCACCAGCTCCCCAGTGATGGCTTTATGAGCAGCTTGTTTGCTGCCAGTGCCTATTTTGGGGGCAGGCCCCACGTGCAAGGACAGGCTGGGTTCCTGCTGGGACACCCAGCCCCAGGTGCTGGCCCCAGACAGTGCTCACAGCTGGGCAGTGAGGAgaggtgctggtgctggagtCTCTGAATGAACCAACCCTTCTCCAGCCTCTGTCCACAGAACTCCCCACATCCTCCAAGGGTTTCCCTCTGTTTCCCTTCCCGTGGTGATCATGCTCCATGGCTTCATGAACAGATGGATTGAGACCCTTGGAGCTGAAGGTCCAGGTCCCACATGCATGATCTCGGGAGAGCTGTCTCTGAGTGCACAGGGATGAGCAGAAAACTGAATGGAAGCCCTTGGGCACCTTATCACCCTCACCAAATGTACCTGGGAACCTGGGCATGCACCACCTCCAGGTCATCTCCATCCTCTTggatttttcctcctcttcccacgCCTGCTGCTGCCCTTTATCCCTGATGGAGCAGCTGGCTTGGGATCTGCCACTGATGTCACTTCCCTCCCCAGAGTCGTCATTCCCTCTTGACATCAGTGCTGTGAAGAAGGACCACAGCTTCCTGGACCAGGATTCACTCAAATCCCTGTGCAGGTAACGCTCCCTTGCCCTCCTGCACATGGAAtcagcacagggatgtgccacaGACAAgggcagcagcccaggctgaTGGGGTGGTGGGCTCAGGAGGGTGCCTGATGGGGTGGTGGGCTCAGGGGGGTGCCTGATGGGGTGATGGGCTTAGCAGGTTGTCTGCCTTTCACCTTGGCTGGGCtcagagcctgctccagcactgtcACTCCCTCAGCTGTTCACATCAGGGAGCATTGCTGGTGGTGGGTGGTTCCAGGGAAACAACAGGTGTTTATGCTCCATGTGATGCTGGTCCCAGTAccaggcagcacagcccagctgtgcGTTTCCACCTGGGCACGgcgctgctgcagctgcaggtttggagctgccagcagtggTGTGCAGGGAGCAGCGTGTGCGGGACTCGGGCAGAGCAAGCCAGAGCTGGCAGGCAGAGCGGGACAGTGACTGGATGGTCTGTCTGCATGGGCCATGTGTCACTCGGTGCTGCGGGTGACTCAGCCCTGCCTCGGCTCTCGGGACGCATCATCACACCCGTGTCCCTGCGCTGGCTCCACGCTGTCCCTCCCACCCAGAACAGagaagaggcaggagcagggtctgtttgctgtttgtttcccagcagagaggctgctgtgctgggcaggaggggaTTCCTGTGCCATTTCCTGGGTGCAGTGAGGCAGGAGGTGATGGGAGGTCCCTCCCTCTCTGAGCTTTCAGCTCCTTTAGTCATTCCCTGTCTGGGGCACAGGAGCTTCTGAGGTGATTTTGCTTTAATAGCCTGGAGCAGACCACCCCTGCCCACTTGTGGAACTGGTGGCCCCAGCAGCTGGCATGGGCATGGCCTGGCTTTGGCTGCATCTGCTGGCATTGTCTCCTTGTCAGTTGGGTGTTCCTGTGACCATGGGGCCACAGCAGCAGGTGGCAGGTGACCAGCACAGCCAAGGCTCTAAGGCAGGGAAATCAAAAGaagccaaagccatccctgtgactgcagcagggctgggacaggggctgggaCCAGGTTAAAGCCTCCCTGTTTCTTGCAGGAGGCTGATGACCCTGAACACTTGTGCCTCCATGAAGCTGGATGTTCACTTTCAGCGTAAACAGGTAAGTCCTGGATGCTCGAGGCAGGTGAGGGGCTGAGGGGTGCAGGGGATCATGTGCATGATGGTGGGTCAGTGTCCTGGTGAGCTCTGGGACTGCCCTGGGCACAGAGTGGCTCCTGGAGGCCTCCACTGCCAAAGGGGTCCTGAGCTGGTTTAAGGGGGTGAACACGCTGCTGCCCTCCCCAGCTGGGGCCATGCTGGTGGCTGTGGCCCTCTGAGGTGGGGGGATGTGCTGACCCTCCTCGGCTCCAACTGACTGATCATCCCCTGCTCTCAACCACCCACAGAATGAAGACTCCGAGGAGGAAGACCTGTGTGCCATCAGCAACCGCTGGGCCTTCCAGAGGGACAGCAAAAGGTGGTCGCGGGTGGGCTCCGCCGATGTCCTGTCCCAGGGCTCGGAGGCCCCAAGCTGCGCCATGTGTCCGGTGTCCAGCCGCGAGAGCGTCCTCACGGACCTCAGCACCAACCCTGAGGCCACGTCCCTGCATAGCACGGGCAGCGTGGGCAGTGTGGGTGGCACGGGTGGCACGCTGGGCACTGCAGCCATGACATGCGAGCCCCTGTCCCTTCTGCGTGCCACTGCCAAcgcctccagctgcagccagagcgAGGGTTCTGCACCGGAGCAGCCCTCGGGCCAGGGAGAGGGCTCTAAGGAGAAGCTGAAGAAGCGACGCTCTCGCAGCTTCCTGAAGCGGATTGAGTCCCTGcggaggaaggacaaggagaaacCCAGCCCAGACAGGAGGCTGGCTCCACGCAGCAGCGCCACTCTCCCACCGGGATGGGGCTCTCTGAAGAGCAGTGGGGACCTTGCAGCCACCAGGACCAACTCCTCTAAAAAAGGGATACCTGCCTCTTTCCACAGCAAAAAACACTTCTTCTCGGTATCATACAGGACTAACCGCCTGCtaggccctggggacaccaaggggaGCTCTAATCCCAAACGCAGCGGAGTCTACCTGGAGGATTACAACACGGCCACCACCGCCGGCGGTGCCTGGGCTGCTGCCGAGTGCCAGCGCCGGGCTCGCCATGGCGATTGCCTGGTCTATATCCCCTGTGACCACAAGCCCGGCaccttccccaaatccctttccATTGAGAGCTTGTGTCCCCTGGCCGGCAGCTCGCTGACCCACTGGAACGCAGGGAGCGCAGccgtggggctgggagggggtggcagcagcagcagcgtggAGGGCTCGTCCTCCCCGAGGGGCTTTGCCCGCCGGCGCcggggctcctgcagctccctgggcagccgtGTCAGCGTCTACGACAACGTGCCGGAGTTCGGCAGCAGCGAGGATTTCTGCAAGGACGGGGAGGTCACCTACGAGAACCTCGACGACATTCTGCAGCACGTGTGGGGGCTGCAGCAGAAAGTGGAGCTTTGGTGTAAAGCCGTCTTCCCTGGCCTGGATGGGGAGGAAGggggtgaggaagaggaggatgaggaggagtcGGACTCGGGAGGGGAACCCTCCAACCTGCATTTCGAAGAACAGTCCATGTCGGATGTTGGCACCTCTGCCAGTGACTTTGATAGCACTGGGAACTCCCTCAACGAAGCTGAAGAGATGGAGACACGGGAGCGCCGGGATTCGGGGGTAGGAGCATCACTCACAAGACCCTGCAGGTATCACAGAATCCCGAGGTggtttgggtaggaagggaTCATAGAGACAGTCTCGTTCCAACCCCTCTTctatggacagggacactttctCTTcgctccaagctctgtccagcctggccatgaGCGCTCCCAGGGacggggctgctgcagcagggaggggtgCTCAGCCCATGGGTCTGGGGAGCAGCGCCTGATCCCGTCCCCGGGGGGCTGGATGCCCGTGTTCCTGGGGGGGGCTGGATGCCCGTATTCCTGGGGGGGGCTGGATGCCCGTGTTCCTGGGGGGCTGGATGCCCGTGTTCCTGGAGGGGGCTGGATGCCCGTGTTCCCGGGGGGGGCTGGATGCCTGTGTTCCCGGGGGGGTGCTGGATGCCCGTATTCCTGGGGGGGGCTGGATGCCCGTGTTCCCGGGGGAATGGATGCCCGTGTTCCCGgtgggcagaggagggagggcagCGCTGCTGGAGCCGCACAGTGCGGGAGCGGAGCACAGCGCGGGCCGCTGGTGCGCTCTGGTGGCCGCAGGACAccactgccagcactgccactgctgccgGCCCTGCCTACCTGCACAGACCCCTGATTAAAGGGGTTTTCATTAATGGCAAGCGTAAACGCAAAGGGCACGTGCCTCCCCTGTGCCAGTATTCCCTAGGGCTCTCCCCAGGACAGCTACGGCTGTTTCCGAGTTCTGTGGCTTTCCTCAGCCAGTTCTGCTGGTGCCAGAGGGTGATGTGTCAATAACCATGAAGGAGTGGAGAGCAGAGAGGGTTTCCTTAGCTGGGAATGTCCCGTGTGTCCCCAGAAAGCTGCGTTGGCACAGCTTCCAGAACTCCCACCGGCCCAGCCTGAACTCAGCCTCGCTGGAGATCAACCGCCAGTCATCGGCACAGCTCAACCTGCTCCAGAAGTGCTCCCTTCTGCGGCTCACAGCCATCATGGAGAAATACTCTGTGCCCCACAAGCAGGCGTGGACGTGGTGAGCTGGGGCAAGGGGGGCCAGGATGGAGCCCACAGGCTGCAACTTGTTCTGTgcccccagcctggggcagcttCGGGGTGTGGAGGGGGAAAAGCTAAACCAAGGGCTCTCTGCTCTGGCAAGTGTGAGCCAGAGCTGAGCCCCAGGCTCCTGGCATCATCTCCCactgtgggagctgcaggtgttTGTGGGGCATTGAAAGTGCTGCAGCAACATTAGAGAGTGGGACTTTTGATAGCTaagtatcaaaatattttagcttAATAAAAGGTGCTGCCATTCCTGCTGGGAAGCTGCCTTGCTTGTATTCCAAATACTgcagaaatgtgtgtgtgtgtgttccagCAGTTCTACACTGCTGTCTGTGTGACAGGGTGCTGAGGGCACTGATCAGTGCACTGACGTCTCTCTGTCCCACTCTGCAGGACTGTCCCCAAGTTCATGAAGAGGAGTAAAGTCCCTGACTACAGGGACAagatggtttttggggtgccacCCATTGTCAACGTGCAGCGGACGGGGCAGCCCTTGCCCCAGAGCATCCAGCAGGCCATGCGCTACTTGCGCAGCCAGTGCCTGGACCAGgtgaggccgtggctgctgggcagcaccactgggatttggggaaagaaaaagccttaGGGGTCCTGTTGTTCACCTCTTGTGGCCTGTGCTGAAGTGGGAGGATGGGATTTTCTGTGGGggcccagcagcatcccctTGGCCATCCCTCACTGTGTCTCCTGTGGGTTCAGGGATGATCCCTGTGGGGAGGGAGTGTCTTTGCCTGTCCCACAGGTGCCCACCCAGGCCGGTGCCCGCTcaccccctgctctgccccggCAGGTTGGCATTTTCCGCAAGTCCGGGGTGAAGTCCCGGATCCAGGCGCTCCGGCACATGAACGAGACCAGCCCTGACAATGTCAACTACTCGGGGCAGTCAGCGTACGACGTGGCCGACCTGCTGAAGCAGTACTTCCGTGACCTGCCCGAGCCCATCTTCACCAGCAAGCTGACCGACACCTTCCTGCAGATCTACCAGTGTaagggccgggctggggcagGCCGGGCTCTTGGGGAGGAGGGGTCCCTCTGTTTGGATGGAGGGGGTGGGTggtggctgtggggacaccctgCTGACGCTGCCCCGTGCCCGCAGTCGTGTCCAAGGAGCAGCGGCTGCAGGCGGTGCAGGCCGCCATCATCCTCATGCCGGATGAGAACCGGGAGGTGCTGCAGACCCTGCTCTACTTCCTGAGCGACATTGCCTCGGCTGAGGAGAACCAGATGACGGCTGGGAACCTGGCTGTGTGCCTGGCCCCCTCCATCTTCCACCTCAACGTGTCCAAGAAGGAAAGCACATCGCCCAGGTGAGGGCTGGCTGAGCCCCAGGTCCCCagtgctccttccctgcctgctgtgggaGGGGGCCAGCAGGGAATGGTGAGACATGGGGGGCTGTTGGCTCTGCTCTGTGACACAAATGAGAGCCATGGGGGTCTAGAGGTGCCCACCTGATCCCCCACAGGGCCATGCACAAGAGGGGCACCATGGGGAAGCCGGACCAGAAGGACCTCAATGAGAACATGGCCGCGACACAGGGGCTGTCCCACATGATCACTGACTGCAAGAAGCTCTTCCAGGTGGGTGGCAGTggtgtcccagcccagcactgcccatgGGAGGTGTGACGTTGCCAGCAGGTGCTGATCCTGGGGTGGGCTGAGCGCACCCTTCCCTCAGTGGGACAACAGCCAACAGCCATTCACCCTGGAGCCAagcccagcctgtcctggggcAGGAGGTGATGCAAGCTGTATGTCTATCTTCCCCACTCCGTGGGGAATGAGTTACAGTTGTCTGTCTGTCCAGGACCACTCACAAAGTCCCCACAGGATCTCTCTGCCTTACTGGACATCTGTGTGCTTTTGGCTTGCAGGTCTCCCATGAAATcttgctgcagctgagcagctcctATATGGCCGCAGATGCTTATCCGCACCCCCTGGCTGACTTGGTGTGCCAGGGGGAGAGCAAGGATTTACACTCCTACTTTGAGCAGAGTGTCCAGAACCTGCTCAAAGAGTCATCAGAGAAATTCAAGGGGTGGCTGAGCACGCCAGGGCCTCTGAACACGGAGCTGTCCTGCAAAAAGGTAAATGCCACTGGGTGGAGGGGCTTGAGAACAGGGAAATGTGTATGGGTTGATGTCTCCAGTAGCCAGAGCAGGTCCCACCCCATCCCTTGCTAGCCAGCAGATGGgactgtgctgctctgtggcagTGGGAGCAGCGAAGCTGCTCAGGGGTTAGCACTGGGGGTCCTGTGGGACAGTCTGTGTGACCCTCACCTCGTGCCCTCAGGTTGGGGACGGGCACCCTCTGCGCCTGTGGAAGGTCTCCACGGACGTTGAGGCCCCTCCCGCCACGGTGCTGCACCGGGTGCTGCGGGAGCGTCACCTGTGGGACGAggacctgctgcagagcagggtggTGGAGGCGCTGGACAAGGACATGGAGGTGTACCACTACGTGACGGACAGCATGGCCCCGCACCCGCGCAGGGACTGCATGGTGCTCCGGTGAGGGCGGCGGGACCCACAGCGAGTTTGGGCTCAGTTTGGctcttcccctctgctccagccccatctcCTCCTTCCTGGGCCTCGTGGGGTCCCACACTGGCCCATCCCGCTGTGGGCCCCGTGGTGACTCGTGCTCCGTCGCAGGCGCTGGCGCACGGACCTGCCGCGGGGAGCCTGCCTGCTCAGCTCGCTCTCGGTGGAGCACGACAAGGTGCCGGTGGAGGGAGGTGTCAAGGCCATCGTGCTGACGTCCCAGTACCTCATCGAGCCCAGTGCCATGGGCCGCTCCAGGGTGACCCACATCTGCAGGGCTGACCTCAGGTAACGGGACCCTCCggatggggaggggatggagcagcaggatgtgCTGCTCTGTGATATTGTCAGTGCCTCTCCTGCCCACTCACCCCTCCTGactcttcccttctccaggggccGGTCTCCCGAGTGGTATAACAGGGTATTTGGCCACCTCTGTGCCATGGAGCTGGTGAGGATCCGAGACTCTTTCCCAGCCCTGAGTCCCAACGGCCCCGAGACAAAGATTTGAGGCACCAGGAAGATGCTCTGTCCTTTCAGACTTGGACTTGCCAGTGGATCTGGACTGGGGCTCTCAGAAGGAAGCACAGTGTGGTGCAGTGCCCGTGGAGAGGAGACAGAGGCACATATTTATAAATGTCCTTTCACCCCGGGCTGGGCAGTCCTGTGCCACGGCCCgggtgctgtggggcagggtgGCCACAGAGGGGAAGCCGTGGTGTCCCACAGGAGaggtgggggagcagagggaaagagtgGCCATGGGGTGACCCTTAATGCAGCctgtggcaggagctggagccccTCACACAAGCCAGGAGCAACAGCAGGGGTGAAGGAGCGTGGAGTGAGGCAGGAGGAGCGAGCGGAGAAAACGGGACCGTGTCCGCAGGTCGCAGCACAGGGTCGGGAAGTGGAGGGAGGGCAGTGAAGGGGGATTGTGTGTGGTGTCACCcagtggggacagccagggagtCACTGTGCTAGTGGAAGAGGCTGCTGTTCTGGGAGGAGGGGGCTTCACGTAGATACAGAGGTACAGCTTACGTGCCAACCTGTCAAGGGGCAGATGGAACCTGTTGCAGCATTGGTGCTGAATTCATGGAAGAAGCAGCCCTGTACTCCTGTGCCTTGCTCTTTCTTGGCTAAAAGCCCTCTCTCTGCACTGTGTGTCACTGGGAGGAGGGGTGGATGGACCACGTTCCAAGCCAAGGCCATCCCTGAACCCGCTGACCCATTATTTGTGTGGGGCAGGACATGGCtggagccctggagcagctgtgctcaAGTGGGAAGGGGCAATGCCTGAAAGAGGCATCGAGGTGGGGAGAGACTTCCCAGACCAGCTCCCCCTTTGTGCTGCCCTCAGTGTTGAGGGCTGTACccagagggagcagggatgaCAGGAGGGGCAGCTGTTTGGGATTCACCCCTCTTTGGGCAGCTACACGTGGCTCATGTGCACCTACTCCCTGCAGAGACATCCGTTCCCCTTTCCacccttccttcccttcatGAAGGAGCTGCTCACCAGAGCTGTCAGCACCCAGAAGATGACCTGGTTTCTCCATTGAGGCAGGGACCCAAATTCCCAGACGTCGTTCCAACTGGAAGGCAACACGACCCACGAGCTGGAGACCCCCAGTGTCAGTTTGGCCATGactgtctgtctgtcttttggtaaaaaaaaaagcacaaatcaGCCTCTAGTCtgtgtttttatatatatatgtattttatatatatatatataaaaatataactaaCATGTGGGGGAGTGAAATTTctcctgatattttttttaaagtgtttctttttttctatctATAAATACTTGTACAGGTGGAATATTAATATATAACTCTGGTGGCAGAGCTCAACACCAGGTGATGCTCACTTAGAGCCGGGTATTTTGTATTTAAGGGACTTTTGTTTTGTATCATATGAAACTGCAGCAGTTGTTTGACTTGGATTGGAGGAGCCATTGGAGCTTTGGATTGGGGCTGCTCTTCCCATCTGTGCAATTAATAAAGTACTAACAAGATCTGCTGGCTGATGAGGAAACCTGTGCTCAGGGCACTGCAACAGCCCAGTGCTGAGCAATGTGTGCCCTTGGGGCAGCCCCTGCATGGGTGAGGAGACTCAAATCCAGCATTTCCCAcatccagctgtgctccagagccttgCCAGGGTTTGGGGTTCTCCTGGCA
Encoded proteins:
- the STARD8 gene encoding stAR-related lipid transfer protein 8 isoform X1 — translated: MLWYQLSPAAGRGELSHGRAPAALRQTRSWGRIHGTEIEAKKACDWLRAAGFPQYAQLYEESSFPLDISAVKKDHSFLDQDSLKSLCRRLMTLNTCASMKLDVHFQRKQNEDSEEEDLCAISNRWAFQRDSKRWSRVGSADVLSQGSEAPSCAMCPVSSRESVLTDLSTNPEATSLHSTGSVGSVGGTGGTLGTAAMTCEPLSLLRATANASSCSQSEGSAPEQPSGQGEGSKEKLKKRRSRSFLKRIESLRRKDKEKPSPDRRLAPRSSATLPPGWGSLKSSGDLAATRTNSSKKGIPASFHSKKHFFSVSYRTNRLLGPGDTKGSSNPKRSGVYLEDYNTATTAGGAWAAAECQRRARHGDCLVYIPCDHKPGTFPKSLSIESLCPLAGSSLTHWNAGSAAVGLGGGGSSSSVEGSSSPRGFARRRRGSCSSLGSRVSVYDNVPEFGSSEDFCKDGEVTYENLDDILQHVWGLQQKVELWCKAVFPGLDGEEGGEEEEDEEESDSGGEPSNLHFEEQSMSDVGTSASDFDSTGNSLNEAEEMETRERRDSGVGASLTRPCRKLRWHSFQNSHRPSLNSASLEINRQSSAQLNLLQKCSLLRLTAIMEKYSVPHKQAWTWTVPKFMKRSKVPDYRDKMVFGVPPIVNVQRTGQPLPQSIQQAMRYLRSQCLDQVGIFRKSGVKSRIQALRHMNETSPDNVNYSGQSAYDVADLLKQYFRDLPEPIFTSKLTDTFLQIYQFVSKEQRLQAVQAAIILMPDENREVLQTLLYFLSDIASAEENQMTAGNLAVCLAPSIFHLNVSKKESTSPRAMHKRGTMGKPDQKDLNENMAATQGLSHMITDCKKLFQVSHEILLQLSSSYMAADAYPHPLADLVCQGESKDLHSYFEQSVQNLLKESSEKFKGWLSTPGPLNTELSCKKVGDGHPLRLWKVSTDVEAPPATVLHRVLRERHLWDEDLLQSRVVEALDKDMEVYHYVTDSMAPHPRRDCMVLRRWRTDLPRGACLLSSLSVEHDKVPVEGGVKAIVLTSQYLIEPSAMGRSRVTHICRADLRGRSPEWYNRVFGHLCAMELVRIRDSFPALSPNGPETKI
- the STARD8 gene encoding stAR-related lipid transfer protein 8 isoform X2, whose amino-acid sequence is MPLLDFFWACFKRAKKFSLLEDKKDAEIEAKKACDWLRAAGFPQYAQLYEESSFPLDISAVKKDHSFLDQDSLKSLCRRLMTLNTCASMKLDVHFQRKQNEDSEEEDLCAISNRWAFQRDSKRWSRVGSADVLSQGSEAPSCAMCPVSSRESVLTDLSTNPEATSLHSTGSVGSVGGTGGTLGTAAMTCEPLSLLRATANASSCSQSEGSAPEQPSGQGEGSKEKLKKRRSRSFLKRIESLRRKDKEKPSPDRRLAPRSSATLPPGWGSLKSSGDLAATRTNSSKKGIPASFHSKKHFFSVSYRTNRLLGPGDTKGSSNPKRSGVYLEDYNTATTAGGAWAAAECQRRARHGDCLVYIPCDHKPGTFPKSLSIESLCPLAGSSLTHWNAGSAAVGLGGGGSSSSVEGSSSPRGFARRRRGSCSSLGSRVSVYDNVPEFGSSEDFCKDGEVTYENLDDILQHVWGLQQKVELWCKAVFPGLDGEEGGEEEEDEEESDSGGEPSNLHFEEQSMSDVGTSASDFDSTGNSLNEAEEMETRERRDSGVGASLTRPCRKLRWHSFQNSHRPSLNSASLEINRQSSAQLNLLQKCSLLRLTAIMEKYSVPHKQAWTWTVPKFMKRSKVPDYRDKMVFGVPPIVNVQRTGQPLPQSIQQAMRYLRSQCLDQVGIFRKSGVKSRIQALRHMNETSPDNVNYSGQSAYDVADLLKQYFRDLPEPIFTSKLTDTFLQIYQFVSKEQRLQAVQAAIILMPDENREVLQTLLYFLSDIASAEENQMTAGNLAVCLAPSIFHLNVSKKESTSPRAMHKRGTMGKPDQKDLNENMAATQGLSHMITDCKKLFQVSHEILLQLSSSYMAADAYPHPLADLVCQGESKDLHSYFEQSVQNLLKESSEKFKGWLSTPGPLNTELSCKKVGDGHPLRLWKVSTDVEAPPATVLHRVLRERHLWDEDLLQSRVVEALDKDMEVYHYVTDSMAPHPRRDCMVLRRWRTDLPRGACLLSSLSVEHDKVPVEGGVKAIVLTSQYLIEPSAMGRSRVTHICRADLRGRSPEWYNRVFGHLCAMELVRIRDSFPALSPNGPETKI